GCGCGATGATCCATCCCACGTGAAACCCAATGATCGCAATGGCGATCAAAAACCGCCACAATTCGATCGCGACATTTTTCTTTTTCAAGCCTGCTTTACCGTCCATTTCCTTCTCCTTTGTTTTTATTTTTACCCCAAAAACTTATCCAATGGCTGTGTTTTTGGCCTTCAGTGAAGCGTCCAAAATGCACGGCCAAAAAATAACTCTTCCTGTGCCGGGCCATTTTACCCCCGCGGACGGGGCTGGTTATCGGATAGACTGCAGCACCGCGGTGAGCACCGAGAGATATTTATTTTCCACTGTGTCGGTGCGGCTGCTCATTACCACTGGGCTGCTCAGGCCGTTCAGCGTTCCCGCACCCTTCATGTGGGCGTAAAACACCAACCCTTTGGAAAAGATGTTTCCGCTCCACAGATCGGGCATGATCAGAATGTCCGCACTCCCTGCAACTGGGCCCCCAATGCCTTTGTGCGCAGCCGCCTCGGCATCAATGGCGTTGTCCAGTGCAAGCGGTCCATCGATCAGGCAACGGCCTGCAAGCAGTTTTTTCACCTCGCTTGCCTCCACTGTGCTGGGGATCTTGGGATTCACCGTCTCCACGGCGGAGACCAGCGCCACTTTGGGTTCCGCGATTCCCAAGGTGCCGGCCAGCTTCAGGCAGTTTTCCGTGATCTTGACCTTTTCTTCAACGCCCGGCTGGATATTCACTGCGCAATCCGCCACAATAAACAGCCGGTCCTGCCCGGCGTCCTCAAATACCGAGGCCTGGCTGAGCAGTTCGCCCGGCTCCAAAAGCCCGGTCTCCTTACTAAGGATCCCCTTCATAAAGGTGGCGGTGTGCATGAGCCCCTTCATGGGTATATCCGCCTGCCCGGCCCGCACCATCGCCACCGCACGGTCCACCATCGCCCTGTCGTCACTCTCCTGAATGATTTCAAAAGCAGAGGGTTCTCTGCCCAATTGGGCGAGCAAGGCGCGGATTTTGCCGGCATCCCCAATGAGTGCCGCATCCGCAATGTGCTTATCCACAGCTGTCAGCAGCGCTTCCAGCGCCACTGCGTCGTGTGCGGCCGCCAGGGCGATCTTCTTTTTGCCGTTCTGCTTCAATACAAATTCTTCCATCTGCGCAAAATTTCTCAGCGTCATAATTCGTAGACCTCCTCTTTTCCAATCAGTGCGTAATAGGATTGTACCCCCAAAGATTCCATCTCCCGTTCGCCCGGATAGGCATATACCGGAGCAATGTAGCCTACCCGGGCGCGTATCTGCTCCACAATATATTCATTATAGGCAATGCCGCCCGTCAGAATGATGGCGTTCACCCTGCCGCACAGCACAGTGGCCATAGCCCCCACCTCTTTTGCCGTCTGGTATATCATCGCATCCAGCGCGCTTTTGCAGTCATCGTCTCCTGCTATAGCGCGGTTGTATACCGAAAGCACATCTGTGTCGTGGACGTAGGCCATCAGGCCCCCCAGGCCGTTT
This window of the Oscillospiraceae bacterium genome carries:
- the ptb2 gene encoding phosphate butyryltransferase — encoded protein: MTLRNFAQMEEFVLKQNGKKKIALAAAHDAVALEALLTAVDKHIADAALIGDAGKIRALLAQLGREPSAFEIIQESDDRAMVDRAVAMVRAGQADIPMKGLMHTATFMKGILSKETGLLEPGELLSQASVFEDAGQDRLFIVADCAVNIQPGVEEKVKITENCLKLAGTLGIAEPKVALVSAVETVNPKIPSTVEASEVKKLLAGRCLIDGPLALDNAIDAEAAAHKGIGGPVAGSADILIMPDLWSGNIFSKGLVFYAHMKGAGTLNGLSSPVVMSSRTDTVENKYLSVLTAVLQSIR